In the Deinococcus yavapaiensis KR-236 genome, one interval contains:
- a CDS encoding Lrp/AsnC family transcriptional regulator, whose amino-acid sequence MVTAIVLVNAERSRIPETAQELANATHVKEVYSVTGDWDIVAVLRLPSYDDLDDVVTGQLRRIEGITRTKTMLAFRTYSQDLLDQGFGVGIVEE is encoded by the coding sequence ATGGTCACCGCTATCGTCCTCGTGAACGCCGAACGTTCCCGCATCCCGGAAACCGCGCAGGAACTTGCCAACGCCACGCACGTCAAAGAGGTGTACAGCGTCACGGGCGATTGGGACATCGTCGCCGTGCTGCGCCTTCCAAGCTACGACGACCTCGACGACGTCGTCACCGGGCAACTGCGCCGCATCGAAGGCATCACGCGCACGAAGACAATGCTCGCCTTTCGCACGTACTCGCAAGACCTTCTCGATCAAGGGTTCGGCGTCGGCATCGTCGAAGAGTGA
- a CDS encoding ABC transporter substrate-binding protein, translating into MKKIVLLGLALSTLVGVASAQNVTIKINGYGGTDPAVVGDLINRFVKPAVAKDNITVVYEPLQGDYNQSLTNLLSAGNAGDVFYLPGETVQAFAATNRLLPLNGLVSSTPFLAALNRTFTVNGKLYAIAKDTNSLAIVYNKDIFDEAKVAYPNANDTWTTFADKLRKVRQALGNDYYGICFPADYARMGAFAFAAGWRPFDSQGRTNVNTASFRRAFDFYTGLVKDKTAIQPSDLSEGWSGGCFAKGKVAAAIEGNWIVNFLRDSAPNLKYGTAPLPKDPTTNRRGNFLYTVGWAINANTKNKDAAVKVLQALTSVQAQTYILEQGLALPSRSALQRNAFFTKNTPESQAANIIFRGSSDGNVQTYSAGRYTLNDFQRPINEALTSVMTGQATTAQALQRLQTALNTLQRR; encoded by the coding sequence ATGAAAAAGATTGTGCTTCTCGGTTTGGCTCTTTCCACCCTCGTCGGCGTGGCGTCCGCGCAGAACGTCACCATCAAGATCAACGGCTACGGCGGCACCGACCCCGCCGTCGTCGGCGACCTCATCAACCGCTTCGTGAAGCCCGCCGTCGCCAAGGACAACATCACCGTCGTGTACGAGCCGCTGCAAGGCGACTACAACCAATCGCTGACGAACTTGCTGTCGGCCGGCAACGCGGGTGACGTGTTCTACCTTCCGGGAGAAACGGTTCAAGCCTTCGCCGCGACGAACCGCCTGCTGCCCCTCAACGGCCTCGTCTCGTCCACGCCTTTCCTGGCGGCCTTGAATCGCACGTTCACGGTGAACGGCAAGCTGTACGCCATCGCCAAAGACACCAACTCCCTCGCGATCGTCTACAACAAGGACATCTTCGACGAGGCCAAGGTCGCGTACCCCAACGCGAACGACACGTGGACGACCTTCGCCGACAAGCTTCGCAAAGTTCGCCAAGCGCTCGGCAACGACTACTATGGCATCTGCTTCCCGGCAGACTACGCCCGCATGGGCGCGTTTGCCTTCGCAGCGGGCTGGCGTCCCTTCGACAGCCAAGGCCGCACGAACGTCAACACCGCGTCGTTCCGCCGCGCCTTCGACTTCTACACCGGCCTCGTGAAGGACAAGACGGCCATCCAACCCAGCGACCTCTCCGAAGGTTGGAGCGGCGGCTGCTTCGCGAAGGGCAAGGTCGCGGCGGCCATCGAAGGCAACTGGATCGTCAACTTCTTGCGTGACAGCGCGCCGAACCTCAAGTACGGCACGGCGCCCTTGCCCAAGGACCCCACGACGAACCGCCGCGGCAACTTCTTGTACACCGTCGGCTGGGCCATCAACGCCAACACCAAGAACAAGGACGCGGCCGTGAAGGTGTTGCAAGCCCTCACGAGCGTGCAAGCGCAAACGTACATCCTCGAGCAGGGCCTCGCGCTGCCGTCGCGCAGCGCCCTGCAACGCAACGCCTTCTTCACCAAGAACACGCCCGAGTCGCAGGCCGCGAACATCATCTTCCGCGGCTCCTCGGACGGCAACGTGCAAACGTACTCGGCGGGCCGCTACACCCTCAACGACTTCCAACGCCCCATCAACGAGGCCCTCACCTCCGTCATGACCGGCCAGGCGACGACCGCGCAAGCGCTGCAACGCCTTCAAACGGCGCTCAACACGCTGCAACGCCGCTGA
- a CDS encoding GNAT family N-acetyltransferase, with the protein MTSVTLRRATISDLAVLVTLGDAAGNAERRRRIEETLATRETVLALRGDEAVGYGVLGTFFDRPFVSLVYVSPPHRRRGIAEALVRHFGALDAPKVFSSTNLGNAAMHALFRKLGWIAAGMVDHLDEGDPEVIYVRVTSVQ; encoded by the coding sequence ATGACTTCTGTGACGCTTCGCCGCGCGACGATCTCCGACCTCGCCGTCCTCGTGACCCTGGGTGACGCGGCGGGGAACGCGGAACGACGGCGTCGCATCGAGGAGACGCTCGCAACGCGGGAAACGGTGCTCGCGCTTCGCGGTGACGAAGCGGTCGGGTACGGCGTGCTCGGCACGTTCTTCGACCGTCCGTTCGTCTCGCTCGTGTACGTCTCGCCGCCACATCGCCGCCGCGGAATCGCAGAGGCGCTCGTGCGCCACTTCGGCGCGCTGGACGCGCCGAAGGTCTTCTCGTCGACCAACCTCGGCAACGCCGCGATGCACGCCTTGTTCCGCAAGCTCGGCTGGATCGCGGCGGGAATGGTCGATCATCTCGACGAGGGTGACCCCGAGGTGATCTACGTGCGCGTGACGTCCGTACAATGA
- a CDS encoding glycogen debranching N-terminal domain-containing protein — translation MFSSRSVLKENELYFVGDGTYVAAHGEAGLYRRDTRFLSRYEWRLDGERPQPLVQHARLPWWLHEVAGNANLGYTMHTGLTRDLQVTGADLRDRVRVTRYKDVARELKLWLSADFRDMFEVRAAVGDEGDWPTMAARGVTARAVEGGVEFAYTASDGLATRTVVQTTPPGRWDGEGLVWNLAETTDVEVRVFALKGDETPSDTDVNALVRDYEAWGDASFTLADPRDQGALQQSLLDLRSLVFRTPYGPFPAAGLPWFVAPFGRDSVIMALLVLPHRPDLSLGVARYLAAKQGKRHDPHTLEQPGKILHEERDGELTRTGKTPHRPYFGTVDATPLFAWLVGEIARVDAAAGRELRPNLEAALTWMETLGDPDGDGFLEYTPDRKQGGIGNQVWKDSGDSTFDQHGRDAEGHIAIVEVQGYAFAAYEAAADFYDREGEAALAARFREKARTLQHKFHEAFWWPERSTYVHGLNGDKTPLKVLVSNAAHALWTGIVPREHAADVTKTALSPELWSGWGIRTLGVNEPRFNPVSYHNGSVWPHDTAVAALGMARYGLLGEAKLVARALFDAARWAPDARLPELFAGFSREDGPPVPYPAACHPQGWDAVLPLALAHLLDGVEALSRAAD, via the coding sequence ATGTTCTCTTCTCGTAGTGTCTTGAAAGAAAACGAACTTTACTTCGTGGGCGACGGCACGTACGTCGCCGCCCACGGTGAGGCAGGCTTGTACCGCCGTGACACCCGCTTTCTGTCGCGTTACGAGTGGCGCCTCGACGGGGAACGTCCCCAACCGCTCGTGCAGCACGCACGGTTGCCGTGGTGGCTGCACGAGGTGGCAGGCAACGCCAACCTCGGCTACACGATGCACACCGGCCTCACGCGCGACTTGCAGGTAACGGGCGCGGACTTGCGCGACCGCGTCCGCGTCACGCGCTACAAGGACGTCGCCCGTGAACTCAAGCTGTGGTTGTCGGCGGACTTCCGCGACATGTTCGAGGTGCGCGCGGCGGTCGGCGACGAGGGCGACTGGCCGACGATGGCCGCGCGCGGGGTGACCGCGCGTGCGGTCGAAGGCGGCGTCGAATTCGCCTACACGGCGTCCGACGGCTTGGCGACGCGCACCGTCGTTCAAACGACTCCACCGGGACGTTGGGACGGCGAGGGACTCGTCTGGAATCTCGCCGAGACGACGGACGTCGAGGTTCGCGTGTTCGCGCTCAAAGGAGACGAGACGCCGTCCGACACGGACGTGAACGCCCTCGTGCGCGATTACGAAGCGTGGGGCGACGCGAGCTTCACCTTGGCCGATCCGCGCGATCAAGGAGCGCTTCAGCAGTCTTTGCTGGACTTGCGCTCGTTGGTGTTCCGCACGCCGTACGGGCCCTTCCCGGCGGCGGGCCTTCCTTGGTTCGTCGCGCCGTTCGGGCGAGACTCGGTCATCATGGCGCTCTTGGTGCTGCCGCACCGCCCCGACCTCTCGCTCGGCGTCGCGCGCTACCTCGCGGCGAAGCAAGGCAAGCGGCACGATCCGCACACCTTGGAGCAGCCCGGCAAGATTTTGCACGAGGAGCGCGACGGAGAACTCACAAGGACGGGCAAAACTCCGCACCGCCCGTACTTCGGGACCGTGGACGCGACGCCCTTGTTCGCTTGGCTCGTTGGCGAGATCGCGCGGGTGGACGCGGCGGCAGGGCGCGAACTGCGTCCCAACCTCGAAGCGGCCTTGACGTGGATGGAGACGCTCGGCGATCCGGACGGCGACGGCTTCTTGGAGTACACGCCCGATCGCAAGCAGGGCGGCATCGGCAACCAAGTGTGGAAGGACAGCGGCGACTCCACCTTCGATCAGCACGGCCGCGACGCCGAAGGGCACATCGCGATCGTGGAGGTGCAAGGATACGCCTTCGCGGCGTACGAGGCCGCCGCCGACTTCTACGACCGCGAAGGCGAGGCGGCGTTGGCGGCGCGTTTCCGCGAGAAGGCCCGCACGTTGCAGCACAAGTTCCACGAAGCCTTCTGGTGGCCCGAGCGGTCCACGTACGTGCACGGCCTGAACGGCGACAAGACGCCCCTGAAGGTGCTCGTCTCGAACGCCGCGCACGCTTTGTGGACGGGCATCGTGCCTCGCGAGCACGCCGCCGACGTCACGAAGACGGCGCTCTCGCCGGAACTTTGGAGCGGCTGGGGCATTCGCACGCTCGGCGTGAACGAGCCGAGGTTCAATCCCGTCTCGTACCACAACGGCTCGGTGTGGCCGCACGACACGGCCGTTGCCGCGCTCGGCATGGCCCGCTACGGCCTGTTGGGCGAAGCGAAGCTCGTGGCGCGCGCCTTGTTCGACGCGGCCCGCTGGGCGCCCGACGCGCGACTGCCCGAACTCTTCGCGGGATTTTCGCGCGAGGACGGCCCGCCCGTTCCCTACCCCGCCGCGTGCCATCCGCAAGGGTGGGACGCCGTGCTCCCCCTCGCCCTCGCGCACCTACTCGACGGCGTGGAGGCACTCAGCCGAGCGGCGGACTGA
- a CDS encoding M20 family metallopeptidase produces the protein MTVSTRDPIAEVVPAVVSWRRHLHQHPELSFHEHETAAYVENVLRSFSGLEISRPTQTSVLAVLKGEAGPGKTVLLRADMDALPIQEENDFEFTSSKPGVMHACGHDGHTAMLLGAVKVLSEMRSELSGEIRFIFQHAEELFPGGAQEVVDAGVMNGVDLAVGAHLISLVPTGLIAVKAGALMAAPDTFDIKVRGRGGHAASPHETVDPILIAAHVVTNLQSIVSRQLNPIEPLVVSVTQFHAGTADNVIPETVQIGGTVRSFDPALREQVPGWMERIVKGLTEAHGASYEFAYQQGYRAVINDAEVTARLQDVVRDTLGAERLLEAKPTMGGEDFSAYMTKAPGAFFFIGAGNAEAGITAPHHHPKFTVDEASFEAGVRVLVETGRRFSGA, from the coding sequence ATGACGGTTTCCACCCGTGATCCTATTGCCGAGGTCGTGCCCGCCGTCGTCTCGTGGCGTCGCCACTTGCACCAGCATCCCGAGTTGTCCTTTCACGAGCACGAAACGGCCGCGTACGTGGAAAACGTGCTGCGATCGTTTTCCGGCCTGGAAATCTCGCGTCCCACTCAAACGAGCGTCCTGGCGGTCCTCAAGGGTGAGGCGGGGCCGGGCAAGACGGTGTTGTTGCGCGCGGACATGGACGCGTTGCCCATTCAGGAGGAAAACGACTTCGAGTTCACGTCGAGCAAACCCGGCGTGATGCACGCCTGCGGACACGACGGACACACGGCGATGCTGCTCGGCGCGGTGAAGGTGTTGTCGGAGATGCGCTCGGAGCTCAGCGGCGAAATTCGCTTCATCTTCCAGCACGCCGAAGAGCTCTTTCCGGGCGGCGCGCAGGAAGTGGTGGACGCGGGCGTGATGAACGGCGTGGACCTCGCCGTGGGCGCCCACTTGATTTCCCTCGTGCCGACGGGCCTCATCGCCGTGAAGGCGGGCGCGCTCATGGCGGCGCCCGACACCTTCGACATCAAGGTGCGCGGACGCGGCGGGCACGCGGCGAGTCCGCACGAAACGGTCGACCCGATCCTGATCGCGGCGCACGTCGTGACGAATCTGCAAAGCATCGTGTCGCGGCAACTCAATCCCATCGAGCCGCTCGTGGTGAGCGTCACGCAGTTCCACGCGGGCACGGCGGACAACGTCATTCCGGAGACCGTGCAGATCGGAGGCACGGTGCGGTCGTTCGATCCGGCGCTGCGCGAGCAGGTTCCGGGCTGGATGGAGCGCATCGTGAAGGGCCTGACGGAAGCGCACGGCGCGTCGTACGAGTTCGCGTATCAACAAGGTTACCGCGCGGTCATCAACGACGCGGAGGTGACGGCGCGTCTGCAAGACGTCGTGCGCGACACGCTGGGCGCCGAGCGGCTCTTGGAGGCGAAACCCACGATGGGCGGCGAGGACTTCAGCGCCTACATGACGAAGGCGCCGGGAGCGTTCTTCTTCATCGGGGCGGGCAACGCCGAGGCGGGCATCACGGCGCCGCATCATCACCCGAAGTTCACGGTCGACGAGGCGTCGTTCGAGGCGGGCGTGCGAGTGCTGGTGGAGACGGGGCGTCGCTTCTCCGGCGCTTGA
- a CDS encoding acyl-ACP desaturase, with product MTDIMPPSAIPLGRRQPAGLLSNAEKDRLIERAFLGLYRWYTARSQETRNWNPDKSFDWRKLAQDWPSEITTAVQGFFAVEQYAPDYTSELVNLVRRSHGRSHFQLRWGSEEEKHADAWENAVLFSRQRSPQWIAEYKERLRSQQWTLPFPDAITNLVYTVFQERATQLNYLNLMKIAQGKSDRPHLADVKDPVLAQVAQVIAVDEAAHYNFFLEGVRLYLYYYPQRTLEAIKTVISGFAMPSSHLVPDWDKFAETVYRAGIYGPRDFSRDVMQVVFRQLGIEGRKQLEDGIKRTREVPTFDNDGTQQTAIWNSFDYGLVEGDVKRLHAKIEKFETEVGFSELDPTEFVENPEVPTKRRDD from the coding sequence GTGACTGACATTATGCCCCCATCCGCCATCCCGCTCGGTCGCCGACAGCCTGCGGGCTTGCTTTCCAACGCCGAGAAGGACCGCCTCATCGAGCGAGCATTCCTGGGCTTGTACCGTTGGTACACGGCGCGAAGCCAAGAAACGCGTAATTGGAATCCCGACAAGAGCTTCGATTGGCGCAAGCTGGCCCAAGACTGGCCGTCGGAAATCACGACCGCCGTGCAAGGCTTTTTCGCGGTGGAGCAGTACGCGCCCGACTACACGTCGGAACTCGTGAACCTCGTGCGGCGCAGCCACGGGCGCAGTCACTTCCAATTGCGCTGGGGCAGCGAAGAGGAAAAGCACGCCGACGCCTGGGAAAACGCGGTGCTGTTCTCGCGTCAACGCTCGCCGCAGTGGATCGCCGAGTACAAGGAGCGCCTGCGCAGCCAGCAGTGGACGCTGCCCTTTCCGGACGCCATCACGAACCTCGTGTACACGGTGTTTCAAGAGCGCGCCACGCAGCTGAACTACCTCAACCTCATGAAGATCGCGCAGGGCAAAAGCGACCGGCCGCACCTCGCCGACGTGAAGGACCCCGTGCTGGCGCAAGTCGCGCAAGTCATCGCGGTGGACGAGGCGGCGCACTACAACTTCTTCCTCGAAGGCGTGCGCCTGTACTTGTACTACTACCCGCAGCGCACGCTCGAAGCGATCAAGACGGTCATCAGCGGCTTTGCCATGCCGTCGTCGCACCTCGTTCCGGATTGGGACAAGTTCGCCGAGACGGTGTACCGCGCCGGGATCTACGGACCGCGTGACTTCAGCCGCGACGTGATGCAAGTCGTGTTTCGTCAACTCGGCATCGAGGGCCGAAAGCAGTTGGAGGACGGCATCAAGCGCACGCGCGAAGTGCCGACGTTCGACAACGACGGAACGCAGCAGACGGCCATCTGGAACTCGTTCGACTACGGGCTCGTCGAAGGAGACGTGAAGCGCCTGCACGCCAAGATCGAGAAGTTCGAGACCGAAGTCGGCTTCAGCGAACTCGATCCGACCGAATTCGTCGAAAATCCGGAAGTCCCGACGAAGCGCCGAGACGACTGA
- a CDS encoding alpha/beta hydrolase family protein produces the protein MRSSWWQTVYDKQRVPGGTRLQLELQTPDLTVPGLLLLPDGAERVPAALLLHGVTSRADVMTNSAGMALLRRRVASLALDLPMHGSRGNPLELQSLGNPLEFVRLWRLALDEAAVAVDFLGAHERVDATKIAIVGYSLGSFLSVTLAAKEPRLSRVLLAAGGDLPAELPFAPLVRSFVDPLRDVRKLHGRPLLMVNGRFDPVIRADQAQRLFDAANEPKELRWYEGGHSLPNAMTEEASDWLAASFA, from the coding sequence GTGCGTTCCTCGTGGTGGCAGACCGTGTACGACAAGCAGCGCGTTCCCGGCGGCACGCGCTTGCAACTCGAGTTGCAGACGCCGGACCTCACGGTGCCGGGCTTGCTGCTGCTTCCCGACGGCGCCGAGCGCGTGCCGGCCGCCTTGCTGCTGCACGGCGTCACGTCCCGAGCCGACGTCATGACGAACTCGGCCGGGATGGCGCTTCTTCGGCGCCGCGTCGCGTCGCTCGCGCTGGACTTGCCGATGCACGGATCGCGCGGCAATCCCTTGGAACTGCAGTCTCTGGGAAACCCGCTGGAGTTCGTGCGCTTGTGGCGTCTCGCGCTCGACGAGGCCGCCGTCGCCGTGGACTTTCTCGGCGCGCACGAACGCGTCGACGCCACGAAAATCGCCATCGTCGGCTATTCGCTCGGGTCGTTTCTGAGCGTGACGCTCGCCGCCAAAGAGCCGCGCTTGTCACGCGTTCTTCTCGCCGCCGGCGGCGACTTGCCCGCCGAACTGCCGTTCGCGCCTCTCGTGCGGTCGTTCGTCGATCCGCTGCGAGACGTGCGCAAGCTCCACGGTCGGCCCCTCTTGATGGTGAACGGCCGCTTCGATCCCGTGATTCGCGCGGATCAGGCGCAGCGTTTGTTCGACGCGGCGAACGAACCCAAGGAACTGCGCTGGTACGAGGGAGGGCACTCGTTGCCGAACGCGATGACCGAGGAAGCGAGCGATTGGCTGGCGGCCTCGTTCGCTTGA
- a CDS encoding carbohydrate ABC transporter permease → MSIATNTPQDFSQRRLDDRWVERRRWARAGWVYFFLLVLSFLFIGPFFMGTISSFKDNANEYPPRVIIPQLTPSFIATAARLGREGGGGAWDGGVTPGANVTFSFKIRQPQGAPQTPPQIAVPARRPGGGLGAVRPVALANEYVKVAGPTVVSREGDVVTYRAVVTYPPLTKVTGERIVGTIPETQNSPNLQVRLAGGQLVDVTLDTPEAQGVQYTLGSARDQAVELVRANGKYYLRGPLIQRTPFDINIERGQEFVSSDLPPADIQNFGRSLSVRNITPGVMGYTFNNYRRVFQENVSERTGSSLVLTWIGNSFLYAFVRVIVAIIFASLAGYALARFSFPGKELLFVVVLFVQMVPIQVTFISNYVILRDLRLLNIAGLVLTTGIAAGAVFLMKQFFEGLPKELEEAAAIDGASPFQTFWRIMLPQAGPALGALSITTFQGAWNDFFLPLVVLKGNESLTLPIGLLSFRQFYGGAGGDYGALLAGAIISAIPVIVLFIVFQRFFVESQAGSAVKG, encoded by the coding sequence ATGAGCATCGCCACGAACACTCCCCAGGATTTCTCGCAGCGTCGACTCGACGACCGCTGGGTCGAGCGTCGCCGCTGGGCGCGTGCCGGTTGGGTCTACTTCTTCTTGCTCGTCTTGTCCTTCCTCTTCATCGGGCCGTTCTTCATGGGAACGATCTCGAGCTTCAAGGACAACGCGAACGAGTACCCGCCGCGCGTCATCATTCCGCAGCTCACGCCGAGCTTCATCGCCACGGCCGCCCGACTCGGCCGCGAAGGCGGCGGCGGCGCGTGGGACGGCGGCGTCACCCCGGGCGCGAACGTCACCTTCTCGTTCAAAATTCGACAACCGCAAGGCGCGCCGCAAACGCCGCCGCAAATCGCCGTGCCCGCCCGACGTCCGGGCGGCGGTCTCGGAGCCGTACGGCCCGTCGCACTCGCCAACGAGTACGTGAAGGTCGCGGGACCCACCGTCGTTTCGCGTGAAGGCGACGTCGTCACGTACCGCGCAGTCGTCACGTACCCGCCCCTTACCAAAGTGACGGGCGAGCGGATCGTCGGCACGATTCCCGAAACGCAGAACTCGCCGAACTTGCAAGTACGTCTCGCGGGCGGGCAACTCGTAGATGTCACGCTCGACACGCCCGAAGCCCAAGGCGTGCAGTACACGCTCGGCTCGGCGCGCGACCAAGCGGTGGAGCTCGTGCGCGCCAACGGCAAGTACTACCTGCGAGGCCCGCTCATTCAACGCACGCCCTTCGACATCAACATCGAGCGCGGACAGGAATTCGTCTCCTCGGACTTGCCGCCCGCCGACATCCAGAACTTCGGCCGCAGCCTCTCCGTACGCAACATCACGCCCGGCGTGATGGGCTACACCTTCAACAACTACCGCCGCGTCTTTCAAGAAAACGTGTCCGAGCGAACGGGAAGTTCACTCGTCCTGACGTGGATCGGAAACTCCTTTCTGTACGCCTTCGTGCGGGTGATTGTGGCGATCATCTTCGCGAGCCTCGCCGGATACGCCCTCGCGCGCTTCAGCTTTCCCGGCAAGGAACTGTTGTTCGTGGTCGTGCTGTTCGTGCAAATGGTTCCGATTCAAGTGACGTTCATCAGCAACTACGTCATCTTGCGCGACCTCAGGCTCCTCAACATCGCGGGCCTCGTCCTCACCACCGGCATCGCGGCGGGCGCGGTGTTCCTCATGAAGCAGTTCTTCGAGGGTTTGCCGAAGGAACTGGAGGAAGCGGCCGCCATCGACGGCGCGTCGCCCTTCCAAACGTTCTGGCGCATCATGCTGCCGCAAGCGGGTCCCGCCTTGGGCGCGCTCTCCATCACCACCTTCCAAGGCGCGTGGAACGACTTCTTCTTGCCGCTCGTCGTGCTCAAGGGCAACGAGAGCCTTACCCTGCCGATCGGCCTGCTGTCCTTCCGCCAGTTCTACGGCGGCGCGGGCGGCGACTACGGCGCCTTGCTCGCCGGGGCGATCATCTCCGCCATTCCCGTCATCGTCTTGTTCATCGTCTTCCAGCGTTTCTTCGTCGAAAGCCAAGCGGGCAGCGCGGTAAAAGGGTAG
- a CDS encoding carbohydrate ABC transporter permease — MNAQQRSVVAAAILFLAPFLATLAVFFVYAFCRAVYFSFTNYNLFDQMNFVGLRNYAAIFGDNLFLSALRNTLLFSLITTALQTILALLMANVLNQKVKGITFFRTAWYMPSITSSVVIGLIFLWLFQRVGLANYLLTQISNYGSAIMTFLLVLVAVQIVQVVLERARRLPASWFDPALAVVSALIALIVTWLLVNFGVVRIGDNPAVNITYYATQEKLFGFLPVPLATIIAQNVFTTVPTLMLFFLAGLQNVPRALYEAAEIDGATKAQQLLYVTVPMLRPVTFYVVTVGLIGTLQMFDQVAIIGDAAPLESIVTLAYFVFTRVFSGGVAEAGFAMAGAVILAAITLLIVLLQRRFFVSDEAFQ; from the coding sequence ATGAATGCACAACAACGGTCGGTGGTGGCGGCGGCCATTTTGTTCCTGGCGCCTTTCCTCGCGACCCTCGCCGTGTTCTTCGTGTACGCGTTCTGTCGCGCCGTGTACTTCAGCTTCACGAACTACAACCTCTTCGATCAGATGAACTTCGTCGGGCTGCGTAACTACGCCGCGATCTTCGGCGACAATCTCTTTTTGTCGGCGCTGCGCAACACGCTTCTGTTTTCGTTGATCACCACGGCCCTGCAAACGATCCTCGCGCTCTTGATGGCGAACGTCCTCAACCAGAAGGTCAAGGGCATCACCTTCTTCCGCACGGCGTGGTACATGCCTTCCATCACGTCCAGCGTCGTCATCGGCTTGATCTTCTTGTGGCTCTTTCAGCGCGTCGGCCTCGCCAACTACTTGCTGACGCAAATCTCGAATTACGGCTCGGCCATCATGACCTTCCTGCTGGTACTCGTCGCGGTCCAGATCGTCCAGGTCGTGCTGGAGCGCGCCCGTCGGCTGCCCGCTTCCTGGTTCGATCCCGCACTCGCGGTCGTGAGCGCCCTGATCGCTTTGATCGTGACGTGGCTCCTCGTGAACTTCGGCGTGGTTCGCATCGGTGACAATCCCGCCGTGAACATCACGTACTACGCCACGCAGGAAAAACTCTTCGGCTTCCTGCCCGTGCCGCTCGCCACGATCATCGCGCAAAACGTCTTCACGACCGTCCCGACCTTGATGCTCTTCTTCTTGGCGGGCCTGCAAAACGTTCCCCGCGCGCTTTACGAGGCGGCCGAGATCGACGGCGCCACGAAAGCGCAGCAGCTTTTGTACGTGACCGTGCCGATGCTGCGCCCCGTGACGTTCTACGTGGTGACGGTCGGCCTCATCGGAACGCTGCAGATGTTCGACCAAGTGGCGATCATCGGCGACGCCGCGCCTTTGGAAAGCATCGTGACGCTGGCCTACTTCGTGTTCACACGCGTCTTCTCGGGCGGCGTCGCCGAGGCCGGTTTCGCCATGGCGGGCGCCGTGATCCTCGCGGCGATCACCCTCCTGATCGTGCTGCTTCAACGCCGCTTCTTCGTGTCCGACGAGGCTTTCCAATGA
- a CDS encoding LacI family DNA-binding transcriptional regulator, giving the protein MKPTIEDIAKASGVSKGTVSRVLNGHRSVAPATRERVLGIMSHFGYQPDPIARHLSWRTGRALGLSLMPGDSLLSPYHVLFRRALERETASLGFALQDLTGSLAALSHLPSALLVMNVSDDDERLVFLRRREVPAVVVGHHPEWAWVAPDDKGGAELAARHLVALGHRDLIFIGDGPSQVAQDRRLGFVETANALGAHVSCVPADFSALGGYRAARRAWEGGLRGTGVFVGCDEAAVGVIAALVDLGLRVPSDVSVIGFDGLPELPSTGAFLGLQLSTVAQDIERIATTALELVLAALDRPVEERIARGVHVPVQLVVGNTTAPLGGTV; this is encoded by the coding sequence ATGAAGCCGACCATCGAGGACATCGCCAAAGCGTCCGGCGTCTCCAAAGGAACCGTCAGCCGTGTGCTCAACGGCCACCGATCCGTCGCGCCCGCGACGCGTGAACGCGTCCTAGGCATCATGAGCCACTTCGGCTACCAACCCGACCCGATCGCTCGTCACCTCTCGTGGCGAACCGGGCGCGCCCTCGGCTTGTCGCTCATGCCGGGCGATTCGCTGCTCTCGCCGTACCACGTCCTCTTTCGCCGCGCGCTCGAGCGCGAAACGGCCTCGCTCGGCTTCGCCCTGCAAGACCTCACGGGATCGCTGGCCGCCTTGTCGCACTTGCCGAGCGCCCTGCTCGTCATGAACGTCAGCGACGACGACGAGCGCCTCGTGTTCCTACGCCGCCGCGAAGTGCCCGCCGTCGTCGTCGGTCACCACCCCGAGTGGGCGTGGGTCGCGCCGGACGACAAGGGCGGCGCCGAACTCGCCGCGCGGCACCTCGTGGCCCTCGGACACCGCGACCTGATCTTCATCGGAGACGGTCCGAGTCAAGTCGCGCAAGATCGGCGGCTCGGCTTCGTCGAAACGGCGAACGCGCTCGGCGCCCACGTGAGCTGCGTTCCCGCCGACTTCTCCGCCCTGGGCGGTTACCGAGCGGCGCGGCGCGCTTGGGAAGGCGGGCTGCGCGGCACGGGCGTCTTCGTCGGATGCGACGAGGCGGCCGTCGGCGTGATCGCGGCCCTCGTCGACCTCGGCTTGCGCGTGCCTTCCGACGTCTCGGTGATCGGCTTCGACGGTCTGCCCGAACTGCCGTCGACGGGCGCGTTCCTCGGGCTCCAGCTCAGCACGGTCGCGCAAGACATCGAACGCATCGCCACGACCGCCTTGGAGCTCGTCCTCGCCGCGCTCGACCGCCCTGTCGAGGAGCGAATCGCCCGCGGCGTCCACGTCCCCGTGCAACTCGTCGTCGGAAACACGACGGCACCTCTAGGAGGAACGGTATGA